A genome region from Bacteroides stercoris ATCC 43183 includes the following:
- a CDS encoding DUF4831 family protein has protein sequence MKKKMIWVAGILIATSAYAQTDVSTGIMRGKDYGVTYLLPKTEIEIVVQATKHTYMPGEFCKYADRYLRMNNVSADPNIYWTIDKVQTHVAGVPDKDNVYFVKLKDKTVAPLMELTEDGIVRSINIPLNSHTIPATKITAAAQEIIDPRKFLTEEILMASSRAKMAELVAKEIYNIRESKNALLRGEADNMPQDGAQLKIMLDNLNLQERAMTEMFSGTLKEEPQTFTIRLTPKEMNNEVAFRFSKRLGIVANDDLAGEPYYISITDLKTPAIPEEDGKKKVDGVAYNVPGRAHVILTGNNKKIFDGELPVTQFGTIEYLAPVLFNKNSTIKVLFDTATGGLIKVDRESN, from the coding sequence ATGAAGAAAAAAATGATATGGGTGGCCGGCATTCTAATAGCTACAAGTGCCTATGCCCAAACAGATGTCAGCACCGGTATTATGCGCGGTAAAGACTACGGAGTAACTTATCTCCTGCCTAAAACCGAAATAGAAATTGTAGTACAGGCTACCAAACATACATACATGCCCGGAGAGTTCTGTAAATATGCCGACCGCTACTTACGCATGAACAATGTATCTGCCGATCCGAATATCTATTGGACCATCGACAAAGTACAAACACACGTGGCGGGAGTACCCGATAAAGATAATGTATACTTCGTTAAGTTGAAAGATAAGACTGTAGCCCCACTAATGGAACTTACCGAAGACGGCATTGTCCGTTCCATCAACATACCGCTTAACAGCCATACGATACCGGCAACCAAAATAACCGCTGCCGCACAAGAAATCATAGATCCGCGTAAATTCCTTACGGAAGAAATACTCATGGCAAGTTCCAGAGCTAAAATGGCGGAGTTGGTAGCCAAGGAAATCTATAACATCCGTGAAAGCAAAAATGCCCTTCTCCGTGGTGAAGCCGACAATATGCCGCAGGATGGCGCCCAACTCAAAATCATGCTCGACAACCTCAACTTACAGGAACGTGCTATGACGGAGATGTTCTCCGGAACCTTGAAAGAAGAACCTCAGACGTTTACAATTCGCCTTACTCCCAAAGAAATGAACAATGAAGTAGCTTTCCGCTTCTCCAAACGATTGGGCATAGTGGCAAACGATGATTTGGCAGGCGAACCGTATTATATCTCCATAACCGATTTGAAGACTCCCGCCATTCCGGAAGAAGACGGTAAGAAAAAAGTAGACGGAGTTGCTTACAACGTTCCGGGACGCGCCCATGTTATATTGACAGGCAACAACAAGAAGATATTCGATGGTGAACTGCCCGTTACACAATTTGGTACTATAGAATATCTTGCACCTGTACTATTCAATAAAAATTCTACTATAAAAGTTTTGTTCGATACAGCTACCGGTGGATTAATCAAGGTAGACAGAGAAAGCAATTAG
- a CDS encoding glycoside hydrolase family 3 N-terminal domain-containing protein, translating into MKKLIVATLLLGSSTLLSAQKTAKIPAYYKPAKSEMYHKGWIDFNKNGIKDIYEDPAATLDARIENLLQQMTLEEKTCQMVTLYGYKRVLKDALPTPEWKQMLWKDGIGAIDEHLNGFQQWGLPPSDNENVWPASRHAWALNEIQRFFVEDTRLGIPVDFTNEGIRGVESYKATNFPTQLGLGHTWNRELIRQVGLITGREARMLGYTNVYAPILDVGRDQRWGRYEEVYGESPYLVAELGIEMVRGLQHNHQVAATAKHFAAYSNNKGAREGMARVDPQMPPREVENIHIYPFKRVIREAGLLGVMSSYNDYDGIPIQGSYYWLTTRLRKEMGFRGYVVSDSDAVEYLYTKHNTAKDMKEAVRQSVEAGLNVRCTFRSPDSFVLPLRELVKEGGLSEEVINDRVRDILRVKFLIGLFDAPYQTDLAGADDEVEKEANEAVALQASRESIVLLKNTDNTLPLNIDKIKKIAVCGPNADEEGYALTHYGPLAVEVTTVLEGIREKAQGKAEVLYTKGCDLVDAHWPESEIMEYPLTPDEQAEIDRAVANARQADVAVVVLGGGQRTCGENKSRTSLELPGHQLKLLQAVQATGKPVILILINGRPLSVNWADKFVPAILEAWYPGSKGGTVVADILFGDYNPGGKLTVTFPKTVGQIPFNFPYKPASQIDGGKNPGPDGNMSRINGALYPFGYGLSYTTFEYSDLEITPKVITPNQKATIRLKVTNTGKRAGDEVVQLYTRDILSSVTTYEKNLAGFERIHLKPGESKEIVFTLDRKHLELLNADMKWTVEPGEFAIMAGASSEDIRLNGILTVEDYQARLQALESQNPISPVTASTDMENAPNVLDKQKNTVWQGNKGDYITFALKNGSKINEVAIAFKRDNGLPAEFEIQLSGGGGQFLTVYSGTVSQYGELISYPFKGTTASDLRILLNDDRVGIAEVVLKE; encoded by the coding sequence ATGAAGAAATTAATTGTAGCCACCTTGTTATTAGGCAGTAGCACATTACTGTCTGCACAAAAAACTGCAAAAATACCGGCATACTATAAACCGGCAAAAAGCGAAATGTACCATAAAGGCTGGATAGACTTCAACAAAAACGGTATCAAAGATATATATGAAGACCCTGCCGCAACACTCGATGCCCGCATTGAAAACCTCTTGCAGCAGATGACACTCGAAGAAAAAACCTGCCAGATGGTTACCCTCTACGGCTACAAACGAGTGCTGAAAGATGCTCTTCCCACCCCCGAATGGAAACAGATGCTCTGGAAAGACGGTATCGGAGCCATTGACGAACATCTGAACGGCTTCCAGCAATGGGGACTGCCACCCTCGGACAATGAAAACGTCTGGCCTGCCTCGCGTCATGCCTGGGCACTGAACGAAATACAACGCTTCTTTGTTGAAGATACCCGCCTCGGAATCCCCGTAGATTTCACTAATGAGGGCATCCGTGGTGTGGAAAGTTATAAAGCCACCAATTTCCCCACCCAACTGGGATTAGGACACACGTGGAACCGCGAACTTATCCGCCAAGTAGGACTTATCACCGGACGGGAAGCCCGCATGCTGGGCTATACCAACGTCTACGCCCCCATCCTCGATGTAGGTCGCGACCAGCGTTGGGGACGCTATGAGGAAGTCTACGGCGAATCCCCCTATCTTGTTGCCGAGCTGGGTATCGAAATGGTACGCGGACTGCAACATAATCACCAAGTAGCCGCCACTGCCAAACACTTTGCTGCATACAGCAACAATAAGGGAGCACGTGAAGGCATGGCGCGCGTTGATCCGCAAATGCCGCCGCGCGAAGTGGAAAACATACACATCTACCCTTTCAAACGGGTAATCCGTGAAGCAGGGCTATTGGGCGTGATGAGTTCCTATAACGACTACGACGGCATTCCCATCCAGGGAAGCTACTATTGGCTGACTACCCGACTCCGCAAGGAAATGGGTTTCCGGGGATATGTAGTGTCGGACAGCGATGCCGTAGAATATCTCTATACCAAGCATAACACCGCCAAAGACATGAAAGAAGCCGTACGCCAAAGCGTGGAAGCAGGCCTCAACGTACGTTGTACATTCCGCTCGCCCGACTCATTCGTACTTCCGCTACGCGAACTCGTAAAGGAAGGCGGACTGAGTGAAGAAGTTATCAATGACCGTGTCCGTGACATCCTTCGGGTAAAGTTCCTTATCGGTCTGTTCGATGCTCCCTATCAAACAGACCTTGCCGGAGCTGACGATGAAGTGGAGAAGGAAGCCAATGAAGCCGTTGCCCTACAGGCATCCCGCGAATCCATCGTATTGCTGAAAAATACAGATAATACACTGCCGCTGAATATCGATAAGATAAAGAAGATTGCCGTCTGTGGCCCGAATGCCGATGAGGAAGGCTATGCTCTGACACATTACGGACCACTCGCCGTAGAGGTTACTACTGTCCTCGAAGGAATCCGCGAGAAAGCACAGGGTAAGGCCGAAGTGCTTTATACCAAAGGCTGCGACCTTGTAGATGCCCATTGGCCTGAAAGCGAAATCATGGAATACCCGCTTACCCCTGACGAACAAGCCGAAATAGACCGTGCCGTAGCCAATGCCCGTCAGGCTGATGTAGCAGTAGTAGTACTGGGTGGTGGCCAACGTACCTGCGGTGAGAACAAATCGCGCACAAGCCTGGAATTACCGGGACACCAGTTGAAATTGCTGCAAGCCGTACAAGCCACGGGCAAGCCTGTTATACTGATATTGATTAACGGTCGTCCGCTATCCGTAAACTGGGCGGACAAGTTTGTCCCTGCCATTCTTGAAGCCTGGTATCCGGGCTCTAAAGGCGGTACGGTAGTAGCCGACATTCTCTTCGGCGATTACAATCCCGGAGGCAAACTGACAGTTACTTTTCCTAAAACAGTAGGACAAATCCCGTTCAACTTCCCCTACAAACCGGCTTCACAGATAGATGGCGGTAAAAATCCGGGACCGGACGGCAATATGTCACGCATTAATGGTGCACTGTATCCTTTCGGTTACGGTTTGAGCTATACTACTTTTGAGTATTCCGACCTCGAAATCACTCCCAAAGTAATCACACCCAACCAAAAAGCCACCATACGACTGAAAGTAACGAATACCGGCAAACGTGCCGGTGACGAAGTGGTACAACTCTACACGCGCGATATTCTAAGCAGTGTCACCACCTACGAAAAGAATCTTGCCGGTTTTGAACGTATCCACCTGAAGCCGGGAGAGAGCAAAGAAATAGTTTTCACTCTTGACCGCAAGCATCTTGAATTGTTGAATGCCGATATGAAATGGACAGTGGAACCGGGCGAGTTCGCCATCATGGCGGGTGCGTCTTCCGAAGACATCCGGCTGAATGGTATACTTACTGTAGAAGATTACCAAGCCCGCCTGCAAGCACTTGAAAGTCAAAATCCCATCAGTCCCGTAACAGCAAGTACCGATATGGAAAACGCCCCAAATGTGCTTGACAAACAAAAGAATACGGTCTGGCAGGGTAACAAAGGAGATTATATAACCTTTGCCCTAAAGAACGGAAGCAAAATAAACGAAGTTGCTATCGCTTTCAAGCGAGACAACGGACTTCCGGCAGAGTTCGAGATACAGCTTTCAGGCGGAGGCGGTCAGTTCCTTACTGTCTATTCGGGTACTGTCAGCCAATACGGTGAACTTATCTCCTATCCGTTCAAAGGAACCACGGCCAGTGATTTGCGCATCTTACTGAATGATGACCGTGTAGGAATAGCGGAAGTTGTACTGAAAGAATAA
- a CDS encoding glycoside hydrolase family 32 protein: MKTMIHTLAYTALLSIALSSCNDDNAPILTQKDWDNTATYFKPTDENMFGTYYKPQLGYVGDPMPFYDPQAGDFKIMYLQEYRPNQTTYHPFWAVSTKNGGSYTSLGELIPTGTEDEPDAALGTGCIFYDETNKVYYTYYTGHTADTEVVMRATSTDFKTWNKDRTFFLLGSNDGYSRKDFRDPFIFESESGKYHMIVSTKKDGIGVLAEYTSTDLKAWKHSGVFMPMHWGADRFYECADVFKMGDWWYLVYSDQNAVSRKVCYFKGSTLEELKQMTAAPTFPDNKEGVLDSRAFYAGKTASNGTDRYIWGWCPTRAGNDNTAVGAAPAEPEWAGNLVMHKIIQHEDGTLSLGSVDGILNKYTNNTTLKVMAQSETGVAESNDNYTLSGDAYVLFNRLNIHNKLTFTVTASSNEDIFGISLARGTDSKKYYSLIINPEDNNSNRKINFEQKGKEGIGFIAGIDGYKFPVPADNIYHVTICTDNSVCTVYINDNVAYTNRIYGIQKNCWSLDSYEGSIQVSNIKVSYY, translated from the coding sequence ATGAAAACAATGATACACACACTTGCATACACCGCACTGCTGAGTATAGCCCTCAGTAGTTGCAACGACGATAATGCTCCCATACTCACCCAAAAGGATTGGGACAACACTGCCACTTATTTTAAGCCGACCGATGAAAATATGTTTGGCACTTACTACAAACCGCAACTGGGTTACGTAGGTGACCCCATGCCTTTCTATGACCCGCAAGCCGGCGACTTCAAGATAATGTACTTACAGGAGTACCGTCCCAATCAAACCACTTACCACCCTTTTTGGGCGGTAAGCACCAAAAACGGAGGAAGTTACACCTCATTGGGTGAACTTATCCCCACTGGAACGGAAGATGAACCCGATGCGGCCTTAGGTACTGGTTGTATATTCTATGATGAAACCAATAAAGTATATTATACCTATTATACCGGACACACAGCTGACACTGAAGTTGTGATGCGGGCCACTTCTACCGATTTCAAGACGTGGAACAAAGATCGTACTTTCTTCTTGCTCGGCAGCAATGACGGTTACAGCCGGAAAGACTTCCGCGACCCCTTCATCTTCGAGAGCGAAAGTGGCAAATATCACATGATCGTATCCACTAAAAAGGATGGTATAGGAGTACTCGCCGAATACACTTCCACCGATTTGAAAGCATGGAAACATTCAGGCGTATTTATGCCGATGCACTGGGGTGCTGACCGGTTCTACGAATGTGCAGATGTATTCAAAATGGGAGACTGGTGGTACCTCGTGTATTCCGACCAAAATGCGGTATCACGTAAAGTATGCTACTTCAAAGGCAGCACACTGGAAGAACTGAAACAAATGACCGCAGCCCCCACTTTTCCCGACAATAAAGAGGGTGTACTCGACTCACGTGCTTTCTATGCCGGAAAAACGGCAAGCAACGGAACAGACCGTTACATTTGGGGTTGGTGTCCCACCCGTGCCGGTAATGACAATACGGCTGTCGGTGCTGCTCCTGCCGAACCTGAGTGGGCGGGTAATCTTGTGATGCATAAGATTATCCAGCATGAAGACGGCACGCTCTCATTAGGTTCCGTAGATGGAATTTTGAACAAATACACTAACAATACCACCTTAAAAGTAATGGCACAAAGTGAAACCGGTGTAGCCGAAAGTAACGACAACTACACGCTCAGTGGTGATGCTTACGTACTTTTCAACCGCCTGAACATACATAACAAACTTACATTTACCGTAACAGCCTCAAGCAACGAAGATATATTCGGCATTTCCCTGGCACGTGGCACAGACTCCAAGAAATACTACTCCCTTATCATCAATCCGGAAGATAACAACAGTAACCGCAAAATCAACTTCGAGCAGAAAGGAAAGGAAGGTATAGGGTTCATCGCAGGAATAGACGGCTACAAGTTTCCCGTTCCTGCCGATAACATTTATCATGTCACTATCTGCACGGACAATTCCGTATGTACTGTATACATCAATGATAACGTAGCATATACCAACCGGATTTACGGGATACAAAAGAATTGCTGGTCATTAGACTCTTATGAGGGCAGTATACAAGTGAGCAACATAAAAGTGAGCTACTATTAA
- a CDS encoding IS1182 family transposase yields MTKIHFRPYNPNQTVLFPQRIDEDIAENDPVRMVDALVEGLNLESFRKLYKECGRSPYHPKMMLKVILYAYMNNIYSCRKIEKLLHRDIHYIWLAGYEKPDFITINRFRNRVKKEINEVFTQTVLLLSSKGFISLNVEYIDGTKLESKANKYTFVWRKTVERNRERLMKKIHVLLGQIDDVIAQEKSSENNEEVEFTPAMLTEMAGELRHALEQVSEPSAKEEKTELKKKRKQLKELEEHRDKLQEYDCHLETLQERNSYSKTDKDATFMRMKEDAMRNGQTKPGYNLQIGTENQFITDFALFPNPTDTLTLIPFLQSFSNRYERMAHTVVADSGYGSEENYRFMSENGMEAYVKYNYFHMEQRPRFKPAPFKAENFYYNEEHDFCICPMGQRMRRIGTRNVKTASGYVSENARYRAVRCEGCPLRCRCFKAKGNRTIELNHRLRQYKRRAKELLCSEKGLKHRGQRCIEPEAVFGQIKNNMNYKRFRHFGKDKVFMDFAFLAIAFNIKKMCAKLTKEDTKWLIGWFYELTVALFRCWRHINQRNLRIIAA; encoded by the coding sequence ATGACAAAGATACATTTTCGTCCTTACAATCCCAACCAAACCGTTCTTTTTCCTCAAAGAATTGATGAGGATATTGCAGAAAACGATCCGGTGCGCATGGTTGACGCCCTGGTTGAGGGCTTGAATCTTGAAAGTTTCAGAAAACTGTATAAGGAATGCGGTCGCAGCCCTTACCACCCCAAGATGATGCTCAAGGTCATTCTGTATGCCTATATGAACAACATCTACTCCTGCCGGAAAATTGAAAAACTCCTTCACCGTGACATCCATTATATCTGGCTGGCCGGATATGAGAAACCGGATTTCATTACCATCAACCGTTTCCGCAACCGGGTGAAGAAGGAAATTAACGAAGTGTTTACGCAAACCGTACTTCTTCTCTCTTCCAAAGGCTTCATCAGCCTGAATGTGGAATATATTGACGGGACAAAGCTCGAATCCAAAGCCAACAAGTACACTTTCGTCTGGCGAAAAACGGTTGAGCGGAACCGTGAACGCCTGATGAAGAAGATACATGTCCTGTTAGGGCAGATAGACGATGTCATTGCTCAGGAGAAGTCATCAGAGAACAATGAGGAAGTTGAGTTCACTCCGGCCATGCTGACTGAAATGGCAGGAGAATTGCGTCATGCACTGGAACAGGTTTCCGAGCCATCCGCGAAAGAGGAAAAGACTGAACTGAAAAAGAAACGCAAACAGCTGAAGGAACTGGAAGAACACAGGGACAAACTGCAGGAATACGACTGCCATCTGGAAACACTGCAAGAGAGGAATTCCTATTCCAAGACGGACAAGGACGCTACTTTTATGAGAATGAAGGAGGATGCCATGCGCAACGGACAGACGAAGCCCGGTTACAACCTTCAAATCGGCACCGAAAATCAGTTCATCACCGATTTTGCACTCTTCCCGAACCCTACGGATACACTGACCCTGATTCCTTTCCTGCAATCTTTTTCAAACAGGTATGAACGGATGGCCCATACGGTGGTTGCTGATTCCGGCTATGGCTCCGAAGAGAATTACCGCTTCATGTCCGAAAACGGCATGGAAGCCTACGTAAAGTACAACTATTTCCACATGGAGCAGCGGCCGAGATTCAAACCGGCCCCGTTCAAGGCCGAAAACTTCTACTACAATGAAGAACATGACTTCTGCATCTGCCCTATGGGGCAAAGGATGCGGAGGATAGGCACCAGGAATGTGAAAACCGCATCCGGATATGTCAGCGAAAATGCACGGTACAGAGCTGTCAGGTGTGAAGGTTGTCCCCTGCGATGCCGCTGTTTTAAAGCAAAAGGAAACAGGACGATAGAACTGAATCATAGGCTTAGACAATACAAGCGGAGAGCCAAAGAACTGCTCTGCTCTGAGAAAGGACTGAAACACAGAGGGCAGAGATGCATAGAACCGGAGGCCGTGTTCGGACAAATTAAAAACAATATGAACTACAAACGTTTCCGACATTTTGGAAAGGACAAGGTCTTCATGGACTTTGCCTTCCTAGCCATTGCCTTCAATATAAAAAAAATGTGTGCAAAACTGACAAAAGAAGATACGAAATGGCTGATTGGATGGTTTTATGAACTTACTGTCGCTTTATTTAGATGCTGGAGACACATAAATCAAAGAAATCTTCGAATTATCGCAGCTTAA
- a CDS encoding DUF4960 domain-containing protein, with the protein MKTKLSTLILSKLTFSSLKLTFTLLMLAFTTLTLTFTACSNDDEDNILSEDEGKQLAHPAVVDFSAGITTRVTTSSEWEAGDLVGISASEIAGTVSTPKYTNIQYKADIAGASTAFSLVETEQEEIAYTSENDMIFTAYYPYTDNKDGVIEANTATTEEEQKKIDFLFASSKGKYIEGNANQKINFTFQHKMARIRLKIKVTDTTPIENKSIILGGLIHKGTFNIKSGIASANGNVENDWSLGNLSSTASGTEMEIVRIIYPQNAESLDLRIGNEDDNLKTSFTLFGNKFEPNNSYTINAEVRNGKIHATITLDNNTIEGWNENEPGKKAFIGIADNMEELTEEAKAAATWMIHNIENSEYISINQITENNINLDGYKMIWAHFDWTEANTNNDAIIDNANEAIKSYFQTGGNILASRDAARFIGKWGISQNGSYPKNNWGGNENVDFNKSLYCNNIYHPIFNNITFNKHWLPLHAEDAGYKNSNRVLQWNINDETEKYDDINAWQTATGGIQLGSDSGNSDTTIRVAEFPSRENSGKAIVIGDPSFEWKNSNEESNSIHNNLTKLATNTISYLIGQSNNK; encoded by the coding sequence ATGAAAACAAAACTATCTACTCTTATTTTATCAAAGTTAACCTTTAGCTCTCTAAAGTTGACCTTTACACTTTTAATGTTGGCCTTTACAACGCTAACATTGACCTTTACGGCATGCAGCAATGACGATGAAGACAATATCCTCAGCGAAGATGAGGGTAAACAGCTGGCACACCCCGCAGTGGTGGACTTCTCAGCAGGTATCACTACTCGCGTAACGACAAGCAGCGAGTGGGAAGCAGGTGACCTTGTAGGTATATCGGCTTCCGAAATAGCAGGAACAGTATCCACTCCTAAGTATACAAACATACAGTACAAAGCGGATATAGCCGGAGCGTCTACTGCATTCTCATTGGTTGAAACAGAACAGGAAGAAATAGCCTATACATCAGAGAATGACATGATTTTCACAGCATATTATCCGTATACTGATAACAAAGATGGCGTTATCGAAGCCAACACAGCTACTACGGAAGAAGAACAAAAGAAGATTGATTTTCTATTTGCTTCTTCTAAAGGAAAGTATATTGAGGGGAATGCAAATCAGAAAATAAACTTTACTTTTCAACACAAAATGGCACGTATCCGACTGAAGATTAAAGTAACCGATACCACACCAATAGAAAACAAAAGTATTATATTAGGCGGTTTGATACACAAAGGTACATTTAATATAAAATCCGGTATCGCAAGCGCCAATGGTAATGTAGAAAATGACTGGTCACTTGGGAACTTAAGTTCTACAGCGAGTGGTACAGAAATGGAAATAGTCCGTATCATCTACCCTCAAAATGCCGAATCTCTCGACTTACGAATTGGGAATGAGGATGATAATCTAAAGACATCATTCACTCTGTTCGGTAATAAGTTCGAACCGAATAACTCATATACCATTAATGCAGAAGTAAGGAACGGTAAAATCCATGCTACCATTACTCTTGATAATAATACAATAGAGGGATGGAATGAAAATGAACCGGGTAAGAAAGCTTTTATCGGTATTGCAGATAATATGGAAGAACTAACAGAGGAGGCAAAAGCTGCTGCAACATGGATGATACACAACATTGAAAACTCTGAATACATCAGCATCAACCAAATCACTGAAAATAATATCAATCTTGATGGATACAAAATGATTTGGGCACACTTTGATTGGACTGAGGCAAATACAAATAATGATGCAATAATAGATAATGCCAACGAAGCTATTAAATCATATTTTCAAACAGGTGGAAATATATTAGCATCACGTGATGCCGCTCGTTTTATCGGTAAATGGGGAATTTCCCAAAATGGGTCATACCCTAAGAATAACTGGGGCGGAAATGAAAATGTAGACTTTAATAAGAGTCTTTATTGTAACAATATCTATCATCCAATATTTAACAATATTACGTTCAATAAACATTGGCTCCCATTACATGCAGAAGATGCCGGTTATAAAAACAGTAATCGGGTTCTTCAATGGAATATTAATGATGAAACAGAAAAATATGATGATATAAATGCATGGCAAACCGCAACGGGAGGTATTCAATTAGGTTCAGACAGTGGTAACAGTGATACAACTATTCGTGTTGCAGAATTTCCGTCACGCGAGAATAGTGGAAAAGCCATCGTTATTGGAGACCCGTCTTTTGAGTGGAAAAACTCCAATGAGGAAAGTAATAGTATACATAATAATCTTACAAAACTTGCAACCAATACTATTAGCTACTTAATCGGTCAATCCAACAACAAATAA